GGGCGACGCTTAGCGAACGCAGCTCTCCGCGTCTTGGTAACGCAGTTCGCCCGCGACGATCGTGGCGACGATGCGACGCGGCAAGGTGCGGCCGTCGAATGGGGTGCTCTTTCCTTTCGACGCGAACTGCGTCGAATCGACCGTCCAGGGACGATCGGCAAAGATCGTCACGTCGGCGCGCGCTCCGACCGAAAGCGTACCGCCTTCGACTCCGAGAATTCCGGCCGGATTGGTCGAGACCAGCGCCACGAACCGCTGCATCGGCAGGTCCGGCAGCGCTAGCGCGTAGGCGCCGACCGCGATTTCCAAACCGCTGAAACCGACGGCAGCGGTGCGCAGGTCTCCCGACTTTTCCGTCTGCGTGTGCGGCGCGTGATCGCTGGCCAGCACGTCGATCGTTCCGTCGCGCACGCCTTCGCGCAGTGCCCGCGTTTCCAGTGCGCTTCGCAGCGGCGGATTGACGAGTGCTGCCGCGCCAAGTTCACGCACGCTCTCGTCGCTGAGCAAGAGGTGGTGCGGCGTTGCCTCGCAGGTGGCGGCTGCGCCGCGCGCGCGCGCCCAGCGCACGAAGTCCAGTCCGCGGGCGGTGGAGAGATGCGCGATGTGCCATGCCTTGCGGCTCTCGATCCCGAGCAGCAGATCGCGCGCAACGATTACCTCTTCGGTGATGCCCGGTGCTCCGGCGACACCGAGCGCTCGCGAGACCTCGCCGAGATTCATGACCGCATTGCCCTTGAGGTGCTCGTC
Above is a window of Candidatus Baltobacteraceae bacterium DNA encoding:
- a CDS encoding dihydroorotase, with the translated sequence MLIRGGRLVDPAAGIDALRDLRSEGAVVTEIGEHLRARPDESIIEARGCIVAPGFIDMHVHLREPGNPEKETIATGTLAAVRGGFTAVACMPNTNPALDTPATLAQLERIVARDARARVYPIAAITLARAGEEPVEFAALARAGAVAFSDDGHTVMNARVLLDAALQAASVPGVFISHAEDEHLKGNAVMNLGEVSRALGVAGAPGITEEVIVARDLLLGIESRKAWHIAHLSTARGLDFVRWARARGAAATCEATPHHLLLSDESVRELGAAALVNPPLRSALETRALREGVRDGTIDVLASDHAPHTQTEKSGDLRTAAVGFSGLEIAVGAYALALPDLPMQRFVALVSTNPAGILGVEGGTLSVGARADVTIFADRPWTVDSTQFASKGKSTPFDGRTLPRRIVATIVAGELRYQDAESCVR